AAtgtgctattcgacccatccccaATATTAATTAATCTAtcatattacatattattattaatgttccaGGGTGGCAGAGTGATAGTGAAGGTGTGTGCGTTGGGTCGAGGAGAGCGTCGGTGGTGGATCTGGGGAGGAAGGGGCCGTGGGTGGTTCTGCAGCGACTGGACGAAGCCGTTGTGGAGTTCTGGAAGGGCAACGGCAGCAGGGAACGGGATCTTTCCGTCTCGAGCTCAGACAGTGAACAACAGGTGAGCTAGGGAATTTTAAATGCCCTAAACGGTGAGTGTTATGTTTGCTGCATTATTtttccaaggatgaaattcgcgctgaaaacaatcattttttcctcggaaataaaggaataaaactttctGTGTCGACAATGAACAACAGGTGAGCGTGAGGATTTTATAACGGTGAGTGTTTTGTTTGCTGCATCATTTCCCCGAGGATGAAAGTcacgctgaaaaaaaaatcattttttcctcggccttaaaatggaaattttcaagtgcgcgaaaacgcgagggctaagtaggaatgctgggaaaagtccgcgtgacgtatttatggttccaactgttggcgtgtgaggtgaccttggggcgaggcttgagtgctgatacgacccaggctgctagcaggtagggcatggctttaataaggattattaatccactatcaaacaaaggaaatatCGGACCTTAGACTATTTTATTAGTTGATTactgagacatgtttccctgagctctgtgcctcatgcatgcattggtaatctcagatgatgtgtAACTCCTATATacttgcaatcaatgcatttcattttctttgatgaaggaaacttgcgattcgttacccaccattagtgtattcataatgtacaaattattttgttttagaaatcccagtttagacgaatggcaatggtcaattttaacctcatttgaaaaaggccatattggtgcccatgcgattccactccacgtgacctcacggggacctagtttctatacgagtagataggagttatacatcgtctgagattaccaatgaatgtatgaggcacagagctcagggaaacatgtcttaataatcacctattaaaactggctaatgtcggaaagttttcttcgtttgataaggtaaaaataatccttattttagccaagcgctaccagctagcagagtactctgctacctgctagcatcctgcatcgtatcagcgctaaaagcctcgccccaaggtcacctcacttgcggcagtgggaaccagaatgatgtcttgtggagttttcctggcattcatacttagccgtaacgttttcgcgcgcttgaaaattttcactttttatttcatcgcaaaaaatagatatcgtcatttaaaaatctaaatgcatgaaatacgtactccaggagtaataatctttcgatttaggcaattaaaaaatgataggaaaccaccctatagtctATGGTAGTTCatgagtccggctgtggatggTGCGGGCATGGCTTAATGATTTCTCCGTAGGACGTGGGTCAGTGGGGGAATTTCAGTGGAAGCACTGCGTAGTATTCAatcttggaaattttaatgattaaataattcctggagtattgGTCATGTACAGTAAAACGTCTTAACATCGTAATGGAGGGAATTCACCAAATTAaccaaaatttgggaaatttgatgcatggaggttcactacagagaggCTTCCGTGATAGGCAcgattttttcatatccttcggaaatgaaaggcactaatactgtcttttaaaccattgtatttatgcgtttaaacaaacatgcatgcattagtgaacatgtattaattatttaataattgcagGAAGCGAGtcttattgcatgttttttacAATGATTGAAGAGAAAACGATGCggtctctcttaattcaacagtcacttaaaatgaataTGATAGTTTGTAAAATAGCCAATGAAAACGTTTAACAAGGCCAAATTGTTTACAATATGAtgtagagaggttttactgtagtccTTTCTTTGTGTAAGCATGCGGTTTTTgttgggttggcactccagaggaattattggAATCAAGTCATtaagtgaaggtatttattagcAATAACATACACCTCGTGCCGCACGCATGGCCTGCGACCTTGTACGCGTCAACACCTTTCGCCGACTGCCCGCTGCCTACCGCGTCATCCGCCTCCCTCTTCCCCACGTAGCCATCCCCTTTCCCCAAAGGTGCTGACGGCAGCATCGCTTCCCACGCAGGCACATCTCATGAGTGCCTACGCATGGGATCAGAATACCATTACCATCCGGTCTCACGTCTCTGCGAACATGAGTCACTCCGcttacatttgcatttttttattgttttcaggaATTGGCTGAGTGTGAGTCGGTGGCTGATGACGTGGTTTCCCCAGCTGTTGGCAAGGACGACGAAGCCCCAGGAGTGGTGTCGACAGTGGAGGAGAGGCCAGCAACGGGAGGGTGCGGAGAGGATAGAGTGGAAGTCGTGGCGAGGGAGCCAGTTGCTGGCGCACGGATGGGAGAGGCCGATGGCGGCAGAGGGAATGGAGCGCACAAAAGGGTGAGGATACATTCACGAAACTTAACccatgaacggctagcgtgcccatatgggcacagctgcagtggtctatagaatttcgtataaattctaacccaaacattatagagcatgctgttttcgcctaaaattattacaatgtacatatcactttattcggttcgtgtgcttacggccagcatttataccaacaactagctgacccggcgaacttcgtaccgcctaaaattcaatgaacttaCTGTTTAGTTagaccatttataaatcaagagcggctgcataacttttaatcatatttaatttattataataaaataaggatatgaattcaataaaactacgtgaaTGAGGATCAAATTTGCTTGTCAggaagaaattttcttcattgaatctacatagggtgaatcggagcacgtttacgcggatttttttcaatgaattttcttacgttttagcttaagaaattttgggcattgtggtattataaagcagttaatgaaattaaattatatgcattcagtggttggctatatgtgttattaaccgtaaaaaatgtttttaggtccaagtctattgcgtaaacttggcccgttcacggggcaagttaaaacaacgccagaccgacgcttgactgatgctcaaaatcgtgtaagaatagCCCCTAAAAagaagcattcgtatcaaattactttaggcgcgccagtcatagtatctctgtttggaaaaaatacactgcgtaaacgtgctgcatgcgtaaacgcatcaaggtgtgccctacacattcgggtttaatgtcttgcgtcaagcaccttctgataacaatttttgttttgttattaggAGCAAGATAAAGCCGaaagaagctaaataaatatagtgaagcgaagcagtgatgcagcgaggggggtttatgGGGGATAAAACGCCccaaagagcttagagaatttttttataaaaacttttgttactaatattaaggggacggatgagtaacaaagaaaacatatttaactattcacacagccgcaaaacccactattttgaaccattcatcttaaaaatgtctgggggagggcccccacaactctcGCTTACCTCATtgtgttttctataccctacagacccgtagtaatTGCTGCGCCTTAAACCTcgctatccttaattcctagctgcgctcttgaagcgaaggaagaaatacagcgggtggtttaccgactcgtaaacataccacgtttaattgaccatgagaaaatcatgggttttcattggcacatgagcacaaaaatcacaaaaactgaacgactgaccatgcgatttgttaatcgttatcacaaatgcgacacgaattggaaattgaatacttttaagctcaaaagggcatataagttgggatcatggaatcttcggaatgagaacttcctcgtctttgaattttcctttgagtaaagtcgcgtgaatcacattcattatcaatttttttaatcaccaaacgcgttccgttggatagttatggttggtttagattTCGTAAGATCATGAACGCAGAGCCTACATTtatctgtaaatcgtgccttggaaagccaggtacgtccaaggacttaaaatattcagatagatatttggtgatttcgtcttcgtttgttacacagttaaaagtttcaaattcatgcagagtaccaactatcttATCCTGATATACctcgtttgagtcatccacatcttcgttctaggccgtcaaaattgttcgttcaatcaaccatttttgatttttgtggtgattaatcatattctggaacactttgttgatgagcttacCTTCCGATTAAACTAATTTGCAAaggtcctcgacaggaacacggacattaccgtttggcaacaattgcttggagatttgtttacaaacacggtagtgaagagtcaactcgagctgggattacaattagctcgaatttaattttttaaataaaatttcaatattttgaatatatttagtatttttagtaattaaaatgttatatttctacgaattttagttaataaattggtagaaacaaaacaaataatttaatttgtagttttgaccgacttatcaattgttgtgttactataactcctaaaagcatgtccataggaaagagatgaattttgttttgtgaaattatcctttttttaatggcctatatgttaaccccgcgtgagacgaatccaaagaaccaaatctcattgaaatcggtgcagccgttctcgagttataagtgttctaactaacacgattttcgactttcttttatatatatagattgccTGTGGCAGGATAGGTATTCTTGCTCACTCTGAtcgaggaggcaaaagagaaaaaatggcaaaGTGTCTTCagcaaatgcgatttttttcctatttatttttgattctcagctaacattttattcttatccttgtaatgaatgttgtcaacttcggtttcttttgcaaGCATAGTGCtatctttcgtatgagacaaggaatttgaatttatttttgggtgatcccatatgggcatgCTAGCGGGTAGCCAGGGGTGCCTTTTTTTGgtggtgtccttcgctacaaacaaACTTAAGAGCCCTTAATATTATTGATCAGATTTTGGCCGTTAGACTAGGGCTGGTACGTACAGTAAACTCTCCATTATACAAAGTCTGCGGGACCGGAAAATAGGCACCTTGTACAGTAGAaactcacttatgaaactttcagtggaaaaccaaaaaaagtttcatcagtgaggaagtttcataagtgaggttttCGGTATTTAGAATGACATTCTTTCCTATAGGGACCAGTTTGTTTctaggatgcaattactcatttggaggcaagaaattgaagcctaatatgtaatcttatttactcacaagcaaggGTGAGGATGTATTCTGGAAACTTATGAGATCACTTAACCCTTTTGGTGCtatcaaaactaaaaattaccatttgaatAGAGAAACATCTCGTTGATTCATTCAAAACTATCACAATTTGTGCCATGattcacaaaggttaagaaaagacttcgctgtttcacaaaataaaatatatttctatagaAAAGACTTAAGAAAAGactttatattatataaaatatataatataaagtCTTTTATTAaccgcaaatatattttattttgtgaagcagcgaactcttttcttaacctttgtgcatcatgaaggagtttcaccatgttacgccaactaCCATCGCATGTATCACAATTTGTGCCGTTTTTTTCCCACCTTGTGTtttttaatgttagctatttcTCTGCATAAGTGTTTTAATTGTGGAACTAGCATGTGCATTTGCGTAAAAAGTTGTTAGCAAATATGTAAATGATTCATTTTATCCCTTATGACAGTGctgatacagtaaactcttgattttacgaagcaggattttacg
The nucleotide sequence above comes from Ischnura elegans chromosome 13, ioIscEleg1.1, whole genome shotgun sequence. Encoded proteins:
- the LOC124170072 gene encoding uncharacterized protein LOC124170072, which encodes MGSEYHYHPVSRLCEHESLRLHLHFFIVFRNWLSVSRWLMTWFPQLLARTTKPQEWCRQWRRGQQREGAERIEWKSWRGSQLLAHGWERPMAAEGMERTKGASPQLSADTSPMGRSGLREISGGRTGGRVRATRMRTTTTTTTTTSRCPLGNVPASWPGSGKRADTSAVRPIEGVMVMCRLRRRGRVEMPRTAGTYF